Proteins from a genomic interval of Candidatus Micrarchaeota archaeon:
- a CDS encoding GNAT family N-acetyltransferase yields the protein MKMRKAGNKDIVVLAKLLHNYDVFEHDLDKRVEVTSEREYKKYLSKTFRDNSTTYIIAEDGSKPVGFISYVIWKQGKMSAGAIQDTLIIDGHRGKGIGKALVRYVINKMKKAKCEYVKSGVRVKNKRAQKFWKKQGFKVNFNQVDYSMRKEL from the coding sequence ATGAAAATGAGGAAAGCAGGTAATAAGGATATTGTCGTCCTTGCCAAACTTTTACATAACTATGATGTTTTTGAGCATGATCTAGATAAAAGAGTAGAAGTTACATCGGAAAGGGAATACAAAAAGTACCTTAGTAAGACCTTCAGAGATAACTCAACTACTTACATTATTGCAGAAGACGGTTCAAAACCTGTTGGATTTATCAGCTATGTGATATGGAAACAGGGTAAAATGTCGGCTGGTGCTATACAAGACACACTCATAATTGATGGTCATCGCGGGAAAGGGATAGGGAAGGCGCTCGTTCGTTATGTAATCAATAAGATGAAAAAAGCAAAATGTGAATATGTTAAAAGCGGTGTTAGAGTAAAGAATAAACGCGCTCAGAAGTTTTGGAAGAAACAAGGATTTAAGGTCAATTTTAACCAGGTAGACTATTCTATGCGGAAGGAGCTATGA